From a single Cytophagales bacterium WSM2-2 genomic region:
- a CDS encoding ABC transporter permease codes for MEVYYLRVKQFGKRKADLKFMIDVLLLLRPGIIRPKTEYEKINNYDMFKNYFKIGVRSLVRNKIFYFINIFGLSVGLACCLLIGAYVYSALTYDTYAENAKDIYRVEIDALGNGTWAHYPSVDFGVGSGMSSTYPEIVSFTRLSTFFQPYLRYKETIFKEKHLAIVDSNFLKFFSIPLLAGNEKTALTQPNTIVVSRVFAEKYFGNEDPMGKSLTFGQNGEFKVTGLFDRIPEKSHFQFDALVSGSTLKGRRESWSNIGDYTYLQLSETANPLQLQNKFPDLVMKYVVPEVQADMGVSLAEAQKAVSTFVFTLQPLSKIHLYSHSNFELGVNSDIKYVYIFGALAIFILLLACVNFVNLSTATSTRRAREVGIRKVMGSIKKQLIYQFLTESILLAGCALIFAYGIVLLVLPFFNQLTGSATSFSLFLQPLTLLGIAGTVIFIGILAGIYPSFILSSFNTIRVLKGNTSFTSRKKDGLRSGLVVFQFAVSTALIIATFIVYQQLHFLQNKNLGFNKDQVIIFQDTNQLRGNEKVFKEQLLKDSRVISATVARQVPGQTDVDGTQAYPKDKKAGDNDAEIHITKFHVDYDYLTTLGIDVLYGRNLSLDFPSDSSAIVINETAANEFGWTPETALDKRIIASGQLEYHVVGVVKDFNFTSVRQKIGPLVMMLGGNRGLTIVKINPTDIRNFLKDAQAQWEKFSPDAGFSYAFLDTQFASLYFAEERTGRIFTTFAIIALLIAGLGLFGLSTYSAQQRTKEVSIRKVLGASASEVLFMLSKQFLVLVLIAFVIAVPVITWVMNQWLQDFAYRINISWWIFLAAGVVSLAIAFLSISFQILRAAVANPVNSLRAE; via the coding sequence ATGGAAGTATACTACTTGCGCGTGAAGCAATTCGGGAAGCGCAAAGCAGATCTCAAATTCATGATCGATGTACTGCTCCTGCTCAGGCCGGGCATCATCAGGCCAAAAACTGAATACGAAAAAATAAACAACTACGATATGTTCAAAAACTATTTCAAGATCGGGGTACGCAGCCTGGTCCGCAACAAAATATTTTATTTCATCAACATCTTCGGTCTCTCGGTAGGGCTCGCTTGCTGCTTGCTGATCGGGGCTTACGTTTACTCCGCCCTCACCTACGACACCTATGCCGAAAATGCGAAAGACATCTATCGCGTAGAGATCGATGCACTCGGCAATGGAACGTGGGCACATTATCCATCCGTTGATTTTGGTGTAGGTTCCGGAATGAGCAGTACCTATCCTGAAATAGTTTCTTTTACCCGCCTCTCCACGTTCTTTCAACCTTATCTGCGCTATAAGGAAACCATCTTTAAAGAAAAGCACCTCGCTATCGTAGATTCTAATTTTCTAAAGTTCTTCTCCATACCCCTGCTCGCGGGCAACGAAAAAACCGCGCTCACGCAACCCAACACTATCGTGGTCTCCAGAGTATTCGCAGAAAAGTACTTTGGCAACGAAGACCCGATGGGAAAGTCGCTCACCTTCGGGCAAAACGGAGAGTTTAAAGTGACAGGTCTCTTCGACCGCATACCCGAAAAATCACATTTTCAGTTCGATGCTCTCGTGAGCGGCTCTACACTCAAAGGAAGACGTGAAAGCTGGAGCAACATTGGCGACTACACCTATTTGCAACTCAGCGAAACAGCCAACCCGTTGCAACTCCAAAACAAATTTCCGGACCTCGTCATGAAGTACGTGGTGCCCGAGGTCCAGGCCGACATGGGTGTGTCGCTCGCTGAAGCGCAGAAAGCCGTGAGCACATTTGTATTCACCTTGCAGCCGCTCTCCAAGATTCACCTGTACTCACACAGCAACTTTGAGCTCGGAGTAAATTCCGATATCAAATACGTCTACATCTTCGGGGCGCTGGCCATATTCATCCTGCTGCTCGCTTGTGTCAACTTTGTCAACCTGTCTACAGCTACCAGTACAAGGCGTGCACGCGAGGTGGGCATCCGCAAAGTGATGGGCTCCATAAAGAAGCAGTTGATCTACCAGTTCCTTACCGAATCAATATTGTTAGCCGGCTGCGCGTTGATCTTCGCCTATGGCATCGTGCTGCTCGTCTTGCCGTTCTTCAACCAGCTCACCGGAAGTGCAACCTCATTTAGTTTGTTCTTACAACCACTTACACTGCTGGGCATCGCAGGCACTGTCATCTTCATCGGAATCCTTGCGGGCATCTATCCTTCTTTCATCCTTTCCTCTTTCAATACCATCCGCGTGTTGAAGGGCAACACGTCATTCACTTCACGCAAAAAAGACGGACTGCGAAGCGGCCTGGTCGTATTCCAGTTTGCCGTCTCCACCGCACTTATCATCGCCACGTTCATTGTTTACCAGCAACTCCATTTTCTTCAAAACAAGAACCTCGGTTTCAACAAAGACCAGGTGATTATTTTTCAGGACACCAATCAGCTGCGCGGCAACGAAAAGGTTTTCAAAGAGCAGTTGCTCAAAGACAGCCGTGTCATCAGCGCTACTGTAGCACGCCAAGTGCCAGGCCAGACAGACGTTGACGGCACGCAGGCCTATCCGAAAGACAAAAAAGCCGGTGACAACGATGCCGAAATACACATTACCAAATTTCATGTGGATTATGATTATCTCACTACGCTTGGTATCGATGTACTCTATGGCAGAAATCTTTCGCTGGATTTCCCTTCCGACTCTTCCGCTATCGTCATCAATGAGACAGCCGCCAATGAGTTCGGGTGGACTCCCGAAACCGCGCTCGACAAACGCATCATCGCTTCCGGCCAGCTGGAATACCACGTAGTAGGCGTAGTCAAAGATTTCAACTTCACTTCCGTGCGGCAAAAGATCGGTCCGCTGGTGATGATGCTCGGAGGCAACCGGGGGCTCACCATCGTGAAGATAAACCCCACCGACATCAGGAATTTCCTGAAAGACGCACAGGCCCAATGGGAAAAATTCAGCCCCGATGCAGGCTTCTCCTATGCATTCCTCGACACCCAGTTCGCTTCTCTGTATTTTGCCGAGGAGCGCACCGGGCGCATCTTCACCACCTTCGCAATCATTGCCTTGCTCATTGCCGGGTTGGGCCTCTTCGGACTCAGCACCTACTCGGCACAGCAGCGCACAAAAGAAGTGAGCATACGCAAAGTGCTTGGCGCCTCCGCCTCCGAAGTGTTGTTCATGCTCTCAAAGCAATTTCTCGTGTTGGTGTTGATCGCCTTCGTGATAGCCGTGCCGGTCATCACCTGGGTTATGAACCAATGGCTCCAGGACTTTGCTTATCGCATCAATATCAGTTGGTGGATTTTCCTGGCGGCAGGAGTAGTCTCGCTCGCCATTGCGTTTCTCTCCATAAGCTTCCAGATATTGCGGGCAGCGGTAGCCAATCCCGTCAATAGCCTGAGAGCGGAGTAG